One Sinorhizobium sp. BG8 DNA window includes the following coding sequences:
- a CDS encoding nitric-oxide reductase large subunit, whose translation MKYQTQKVAMLYFYGALGLFLAQVLFGVLAGTIYVLPNTLSELLPFNIVRMIHTNALVVWLLMGFMGATYYMIPEETETELFSPRLAVLQFWMFFVAAGLTVVGYMFRIHEGREFLEQTFIAKVGIVVVVLMFLFNITMTALKGRKTTVINILLFGLWGLALFFLFAFYNPVNLALDKMYWWYVIHLWVEGVWELIMASVLAFLMIKLNGIDREVVEKWLYVIVGLALFSGILGTGHHYYWIGAPGYWQWIGSLFSTLEVAPFFTMVIFTFVMTWKAGRNHPNKAALLWSIGCSVMAFFGAGVWGFLHTLSSVNYYTHGTQVTAAHGHLAFFGAYVMLNLAMMAYAIPEIRGRAPFNQWLSIASFWIMCTGMSVMTFALTFAGVVQVHLQRVLGENFMDVQDQLALFYWVRLGSGVAVLLSALMFVWAVLVPGRERRDSLTSLVQPAE comes from the coding sequence ATGAAGTATCAAACGCAAAAGGTCGCGATGCTGTATTTCTACGGCGCACTCGGCCTCTTCCTCGCCCAGGTTCTCTTCGGCGTTCTGGCCGGCACGATCTACGTGCTGCCCAACACGCTTTCCGAGCTCCTGCCGTTCAATATCGTGCGCATGATCCACACCAATGCGCTGGTCGTCTGGCTGCTCATGGGCTTCATGGGCGCGACCTACTACATGATCCCCGAGGAGACCGAGACGGAGCTGTTCAGTCCGAGACTCGCCGTTCTCCAGTTCTGGATGTTCTTTGTGGCGGCCGGTCTCACGGTCGTTGGCTACATGTTCCGCATCCATGAGGGGCGCGAATTCCTTGAACAGACCTTCATCGCGAAGGTCGGCATCGTCGTGGTCGTTCTGATGTTCCTCTTCAACATCACGATGACGGCGCTGAAGGGTCGCAAGACAACGGTCATCAATATCCTGCTCTTCGGCCTGTGGGGTCTCGCGCTCTTCTTTCTCTTCGCCTTCTACAACCCGGTGAACCTGGCGCTCGACAAGATGTACTGGTGGTACGTCATCCATCTCTGGGTCGAAGGCGTCTGGGAGCTGATCATGGCCTCCGTGCTCGCCTTCCTGATGATCAAGCTCAACGGTATCGACCGCGAAGTCGTGGAGAAATGGCTCTACGTCATTGTCGGACTGGCCCTCTTCTCGGGCATTCTCGGCACAGGCCACCACTACTACTGGATCGGCGCGCCGGGTTACTGGCAGTGGATCGGTTCGCTGTTCTCGACCTTGGAGGTGGCGCCCTTCTTCACCATGGTCATTTTCACTTTCGTGATGACCTGGAAGGCCGGCCGCAACCATCCCAACAAGGCGGCACTGCTGTGGTCGATCGGATGCTCGGTCATGGCCTTCTTTGGGGCTGGCGTATGGGGCTTCCTGCACACGCTGTCGTCGGTGAATTACTACACCCATGGCACGCAGGTCACAGCCGCACATGGCCATCTCGCCTTCTTCGGAGCCTATGTGATGCTGAACCTCGCGATGATGGCCTATGCCATCCCGGAAATCCGCGGCCGGGCGCCCTTCAACCAATGGCTCTCCATCGCGAGCTTCTGGATCATGTGCACGGGCATGTCGGTGATGACCTTCGCGCTCACCTTTGCCGGCGTCGTGCAGGTTCATCTGCAACGCGTTCTCGGCGAGAACTTCATGGACGTGCAGGACCAGCTTGCCCTGTTCTACTGGGTCCGCCTCGGTTCGGGCGTCGCCGTGCTCCTCTCGGCGCTAATGTTCGTCTGGGCCGTGCTCGTTCCGGGCCGCGAGCGTCGCGACAGCCTCACCAGTCTGGTTCAACCGGCGGAGTGA
- a CDS encoding cytochrome c — protein MAERLTKTGARNVFYGGSIFFFAIFVGLTAHSHFYIRTSSTDETTLSESVARGKHVWEKNACINCHTLLGEGAYFAPELGNVWKRYGGVDDPEGAREALKAWMAAQPSGAEGRRQMPQFNLTEQELNDLADFLEWTSRILTQNWPPNDAG, from the coding sequence ATGGCAGAGCGCCTAACCAAAACAGGGGCCCGCAACGTCTTCTACGGCGGGTCCATCTTCTTCTTCGCGATCTTCGTGGGGCTGACGGCCCACAGTCATTTTTACATCCGGACATCCTCCACCGATGAGACGACGCTCAGCGAAAGCGTCGCGCGCGGCAAGCATGTCTGGGAAAAGAACGCCTGTATCAACTGCCACACGCTGCTCGGCGAAGGCGCCTATTTCGCGCCCGAACTCGGCAATGTGTGGAAGCGCTACGGCGGGGTCGACGACCCGGAGGGTGCACGAGAGGCGCTGAAGGCCTGGATGGCCGCGCAGCCGAGCGGGGCGGAAGGCCGGCGGCAGATGCCGCAGTTCAACCTCACCGAACAGGAACTCAACGATCTGGCTGACTTCCTGGAATGGACGAGCCGCATCTTGACCCAGAACTGGCCGCCGAACGACGCCGGCTGA